One stretch of Candidatus Edwardsbacteria bacterium DNA includes these proteins:
- a CDS encoding peptidyl-prolyl cis-trans isomerase, translating into MKRWLSPALILSLIIALTSCSSRDKTIANVGNSKVTLGDFQDAYKPPMIPGDSAAVLAGKQELLNRMVEQKLLVNEAVSRGMDKDPKLAQDLEELKKNILLQELYKDEILKHAQPSDSDVKKFYARLGKEAKARHILVKTEEEAKEIAKALKGGGDFAQLAGSKSVDRGSAERGGDLGWFGWGKMVDEFQSAIFSMKPGQTSKPIKTAFGFHIIRLDSLRDAPLQPFEEMKDRIKQQLSSTRPRELANKYITKLREGANIKIKDDIIQALAAKQAPGQPMPALPQVSPEELKKTVITYNGGSWTVQNLYDNVNRYMRGTLDLNQADRLKEQLEGLIVSDLLLARAKSKGIEQNPKVKAQLSRTRDNMLAESFYREDVSGKVMLTPDQAKKYYQDNKKEFYQPAKALVHIIAVPEKDQAQEIYGLLSKGADFSQLARERSVDPSKASGGALRWVESNDAELPELSRLVFGMALNQPSRPFAYRNNFAIIKVTEKTPAKQRTFEESQREIEFKLRQSQEETILGDLLASLKTKYPVKIDQALLAKAEASTAIEEK; encoded by the coding sequence ATGAAACGATGGCTTTCTCCCGCCCTGATCTTAAGCTTGATCATAGCGCTAACTTCTTGCAGCAGCCGTGATAAGACCATCGCCAATGTCGGCAACAGCAAAGTAACCCTGGGCGATTTCCAGGATGCCTACAAGCCCCCGATGATCCCCGGCGATTCAGCCGCTGTCCTGGCCGGCAAGCAGGAACTGCTTAACCGGATGGTGGAGCAGAAATTACTGGTCAACGAGGCGGTGTCCCGCGGGATGGACAAGGACCCCAAACTGGCCCAGGATCTGGAGGAGCTCAAAAAGAACATCCTGTTGCAGGAGCTTTACAAGGATGAGATCCTTAAACATGCCCAGCCCTCCGATTCGGATGTCAAGAAATTTTATGCCCGGCTGGGCAAGGAAGCCAAGGCCAGACATATCCTGGTGAAGACCGAGGAGGAGGCCAAGGAGATCGCCAAGGCCCTGAAAGGCGGCGGGGATTTTGCCCAGCTGGCCGGCAGCAAATCGGTCGACCGGGGCTCCGCCGAGAGGGGCGGCGACCTGGGGTGGTTCGGCTGGGGTAAGATGGTCGATGAATTCCAGTCGGCGATCTTTTCCATGAAGCCGGGCCAAACCAGCAAGCCCATAAAGACCGCCTTCGGCTTCCATATAATCCGGCTGGACTCCCTGCGGGACGCGCCGCTTCAGCCTTTCGAAGAAATGAAGGACCGCATCAAACAGCAACTCTCCTCCACCCGGCCCAGGGAGCTGGCCAATAAATATATCACCAAGCTTCGGGAGGGCGCCAATATAAAGATCAAGGATGATATCATCCAGGCCCTGGCCGCCAAGCAGGCCCCCGGCCAGCCCATGCCGGCCCTACCCCAGGTTTCTCCCGAGGAGCTCAAGAAGACCGTCATCACCTACAACGGCGGCTCCTGGACCGTGCAGAACTTGTATGATAATGTAAACCGCTATATGCGCGGGACCCTGGACCTGAACCAGGCCGACCGCCTGAAGGAACAGCTGGAGGGCCTGATCGTCAGCGACCTGCTGCTGGCCCGGGCCAAATCCAAGGGCATCGAGCAGAACCCCAAGGTCAAAGCCCAGCTCAGCCGGACCAGGGACAACATGCTGGCCGAGTCTTTCTACCGGGAGGATGTCTCCGGCAAGGTGATGCTCACCCCCGATCAGGCCAAGAAGTATTATCAGGATAATAAAAAGGAATTCTATCAGCCGGCCAAAGCCCTGGTTCACATCATTGCCGTGCCGGAGAAGGACCAGGCCCAGGAGATCTACGGCCTGCTGTCCAAGGGGGCCGATTTCTCCCAGCTGGCCAGGGAGCGGTCGGTGGACCCCTCCAAGGCCTCCGGCGGAGCCTTGCGGTGGGTGGAGAGCAACGATGCCGAGCTCCCCGAACTTTCCCGGCTGGTATTCGGCATGGCCCTCAACCAGCCCAGCCGCCCCTTTGCCTATCGTAATAATTTCGCCATCATCAAGGTCACCGAGAAAACCCCGGCCAAACAGCGGACCTTTGAGGAATCCCAGCGGGAGATAGAGTTCAAACTGCGGCAGTCCCAGGAGGAGACAATACTGGGCGATCTGCTGGCCTCCCTTAAGACCAAATATCCGGTCAAGATTGACCAGGCTCTTTTGGCCAAGGCCGAGGCTTCAACCGCCATCGAGGAGAAATAG
- a CDS encoding peptidyl-prolyl cis-trans isomerase: protein MKRILISLAVLGLAVFGCGKKSADQPAIARVNKAVLVQQDFIDILPEGMTNVTPAQKEEFVRRWVNTELFYQEAQKKGLDKEPKIAKQIRDLQKEILANQFIQKEIVEKLKVTDTEAREYFEAHQEEYQAEVKLSQILTATADQAQMVKASLDNGEDFAKLAREKSLDPTTKDKGGDLGIYLRRGSGQIPIDFEEKVFSLKKGGISEPIKLSDGYHIMKVTERRISPQGVKFEDIREDLVYGLTMLRQKTRFDNISDSLRLASKVESHPELIK, encoded by the coding sequence ATGAAGAGAATTCTGATATCATTGGCCGTCCTGGGGCTGGCCGTTTTCGGCTGCGGAAAGAAATCAGCCGATCAGCCAGCCATTGCCAGGGTCAATAAAGCGGTGCTGGTCCAGCAGGATTTCATCGATATCCTGCCCGAGGGGATGACCAATGTCACTCCGGCCCAGAAGGAGGAGTTCGTCCGCCGCTGGGTGAACACCGAGCTGTTCTACCAGGAAGCCCAGAAGAAGGGGCTGGACAAGGAGCCCAAGATAGCCAAGCAGATCCGCGACCTTCAGAAGGAGATCCTGGCCAATCAGTTCATCCAAAAGGAGATTGTGGAAAAACTAAAGGTCACCGATACCGAGGCCAGGGAATATTTTGAGGCCCACCAGGAAGAATATCAGGCGGAGGTAAAACTCAGCCAGATACTTACCGCCACGGCCGACCAGGCCCAGATGGTCAAGGCCTCCCTGGACAATGGCGAGGATTTTGCCAAGCTGGCCCGGGAAAAATCCCTGGATCCCACCACCAAGGACAAGGGCGGCGACCTGGGAATATACCTGCGGCGCGGCAGCGGCCAGATCCCGATCGATTTCGAGGAAAAGGTCTTCTCCCTGAAGAAGGGCGGAATATCCGAACCCATCAAGCTGTCGGACGGCTACCATATCATGAAGGTCACCGAACGCCGGATATCCCCCCAGGGAGTCAAGTTTGAGGACATCCGGGAGGATCTGGTCTATGGGCTGACCATGCTCCGGCAGAAGACCAGATTCGACAATATCAGCGACAGTCTGCGGCTGGCCTCCAAGGTGGAGAGCCATCCGGAATTGATAAAATAA
- a CDS encoding peptidylprolyl isomerase — translation MKISKTLLALLLLFGGTAWAGDTLDAVIGRVGDQPILKSEVDRQVQLYRMQVPQDPTPLDSLRRMALEQKIENYVMLAQAKKESIFVKDAEIDEILDQRIAEMRSQFPTEEQFNAQLKAEGTTVAQLKAKHRSDVKSMLIVQRLIDRNLRSQVTPPTTKELEAFFASHKDSLPGEPEKVDLSHILIAPKPGQKSKTDAQAKVQQVLNQLKLKKPFAEVAKKYSQDPGSASNGGDLGWFGRNQMVPEFEQAAFALKPGQVSGVIVTQFGFHIIKLLEKKGDQVHAAHILIMVAPSAADMSKAKRTITALHERVIVGKENINKLAKTYSDDPEAKNTDGKLMGIPVEGFPAEIKDELAILKEGEVSDVIETPTGFHIVKLEKRYPAKTATMEAVREQLTEYLKSKKMQDLYEAWMKKLKTQYFIERKL, via the coding sequence ATGAAGATTTCCAAGACCCTGCTGGCTCTATTGCTGTTGTTCGGCGGCACCGCCTGGGCCGGCGATACCCTGGATGCCGTCATCGGAAGGGTGGGCGACCAGCCGATCCTCAAGAGCGAGGTGGACCGCCAGGTCCAGCTTTACCGGATGCAGGTTCCCCAGGATCCCACCCCGCTGGATTCGCTGCGAAGAATGGCCCTGGAGCAGAAGATAGAGAACTATGTGATGCTGGCCCAGGCCAAGAAGGAATCCATTTTTGTAAAAGACGCCGAGATAGACGAAATACTCGACCAGCGGATCGCCGAGATGAGGTCCCAGTTCCCCACCGAGGAACAGTTCAATGCCCAGCTTAAAGCCGAGGGCACCACGGTGGCCCAGCTCAAGGCCAAACACCGCAGCGATGTCAAGAGTATGCTTATCGTTCAGCGGTTGATCGACCGGAACCTTCGTTCCCAGGTCACCCCGCCGACCACCAAGGAGCTGGAGGCTTTCTTCGCCAGTCACAAGGATTCCCTCCCCGGCGAGCCGGAGAAGGTCGACCTCTCGCATATATTGATAGCCCCCAAGCCGGGCCAGAAATCCAAGACCGACGCCCAGGCCAAGGTTCAGCAGGTGTTGAACCAGCTCAAGCTGAAGAAACCCTTTGCCGAGGTGGCCAAAAAATATTCCCAGGATCCGGGCTCCGCCTCCAACGGCGGGGACCTGGGTTGGTTCGGGCGCAACCAGATGGTGCCGGAGTTCGAACAGGCGGCCTTCGCCCTCAAGCCGGGACAGGTGTCCGGCGTGATCGTCACCCAGTTCGGATTTCACATCATCAAACTGCTGGAAAAGAAGGGTGATCAGGTTCATGCGGCCCATATTCTGATCATGGTCGCTCCCTCGGCCGCCGATATGTCCAAGGCCAAAAGAACGATCACCGCCCTGCACGAGAGGGTGATCGTCGGCAAGGAAAATATCAACAAGCTGGCCAAGACTTACTCCGATGACCCTGAGGCCAAGAACACCGACGGCAAACTGATGGGCATCCCGGTGGAGGGCTTCCCGGCCGAGATCAAGGATGAGCTGGCCATCCTGAAGGAGGGGGAGGTCAGCGACGTGATCGAGACCCCCACCGGTTTCCACATCGTCAAGCTGGAAAAACGCTACCCGGCCAAGACCGCCACTATGGAAGCAGTCAGGGAGCAGCTGACCGAGTATTTGAAGTCCAAGAAGATGCAGGATCTCTACGAAGCCTGGATGAAGAAGCTGAAAACCCAGTATTTCATTGAACGCAAGTTATAG